From a region of the Georgenia yuyongxinii genome:
- the msrA gene encoding peptide-methionine (S)-S-oxide reductase MsrA, producing MFGLGRTTQMVSPEAALPGRPAPAFAVPATHEVLGTPLAGPWPAGTQVLYVAMGCFWGTERIFWRLPGVVSTAAGYLGGYTSYPTYEEVCTGRTGHTEGVQVAYDPTKTSTELLLKAFWENHDSTTANRQGNDIGTQYRSGIYVTTAEQEQAAQTTKAAFQQVLTAHGHGTISTEIRPFAGTADSPGAGPFYYAEDYHQQYLHKNPNGYCNHGPNGMTCPVGLVPAQDQAPAQQDVLPPQV from the coding sequence ATGTTCGGACTTGGCCGGACCACCCAGATGGTGAGCCCCGAGGCGGCGCTGCCCGGACGACCGGCCCCGGCGTTCGCGGTGCCCGCGACGCACGAGGTGCTCGGCACTCCCCTGGCCGGCCCCTGGCCGGCCGGCACGCAGGTGTTGTACGTGGCGATGGGGTGCTTCTGGGGCACCGAACGCATCTTCTGGCGTCTGCCCGGGGTGGTCTCCACCGCGGCCGGCTACCTCGGCGGGTACACCTCGTACCCGACGTATGAGGAGGTGTGCACCGGACGCACGGGCCACACCGAGGGTGTCCAGGTGGCCTACGACCCCACCAAGACCTCTACCGAGCTGCTGCTCAAGGCGTTCTGGGAGAACCACGACTCCACCACCGCCAACCGGCAGGGCAACGACATCGGCACCCAGTACCGCTCGGGCATCTACGTCACCACCGCGGAACAGGAGCAGGCGGCGCAGACGACGAAGGCCGCGTTCCAGCAGGTCCTCACCGCGCACGGGCACGGCACGATCTCCACGGAGATACGGCCGTTCGCCGGAACCGCCGACAGCCCGGGTGCCGGCCCGTTCTACTACGCAGAGGACTACCACCAGCAGTACCTCCACAAGAACCCCAACGGGTACTGCAACCACGGCCCCAACGGCATGACCTGCCCGGTGGGGCTGGTCCCGGCCCAGGATCAGGCCCCGGCCCAGCAGGACGTGCTGCCGCCGCAGGTCTGA
- a CDS encoding FKBP-type peptidyl-prolyl cis-trans isomerase, whose protein sequence is MTELPTASGGFGDKPELSFPASDAPEGLQVQVLEQGSGDTIEAGDTIVVNYLGQAWGGHVFDNSYDRGTTISFPIGMGVVIGGWDDGLVGQQIGSRVLLSIPPEHGYGPRGVPQAGIKGSDTLVFVVDVVGVE, encoded by the coding sequence GTGACTGAGCTCCCCACCGCCAGCGGCGGCTTCGGCGACAAGCCGGAGCTGAGCTTTCCCGCGTCCGACGCCCCCGAGGGCCTGCAGGTGCAGGTGCTCGAGCAGGGCAGCGGCGACACCATCGAGGCGGGCGACACGATCGTCGTCAACTATCTGGGCCAGGCCTGGGGTGGGCACGTCTTCGACAACTCCTACGATCGCGGCACCACGATCTCCTTCCCGATCGGGATGGGCGTGGTCATCGGAGGCTGGGACGACGGCCTGGTCGGCCAGCAGATCGGCTCGCGGGTGCTGCTCTCCATCCCGCCCGAGCACGGCTACGGCCCCCGCGGCGTGCCCCAGGCGGGCATCAAGGGTTCCGACACCCTCGTCTTCGTGGTGGACGTCGTCGGCGTGGAGTGA
- a CDS encoding AI-2E family transporter, translated as MPDTSKWLSRLTSARENATVPAAAAPRPRPAPETRTDPAGAVPWAVRATAAWSWRLLVIAAGGIVIGYAVITFQTIFVAVLAAILVAVLLEPVATWLRRVLHFPRALASLAAILGTLAVIGGLLVLAGRSIVDGFGALADSAQAGFQELQVWLTEGPLGIDDTQIEGWIAQATDQIEANSDVLVSGVANVTGSVTSVVTGAVITVFVLFFFLKEGRSIWQWFVRLAPRGARVRINEAGIRGWVTLGGYTRTQILVAFVDAVGIALGALILGIPLALPIGVLVFLFSFIPIVGAFISGAVAVLVALVDQGPGTALIMLGIVLLVQQIEGNVLQPWLQGNALSLHPIAILLAVTAGTGLAGILGALFAVPIVAVINTVMLYFTGHDKYPHLATDINRPGGPPGALEAAISASWNKETENDGAVVDDDSPTSAPDDEDDDPAATRPDATARPTASARAVGAAGPEDGEGR; from the coding sequence ATGCCCGACACCTCCAAATGGTTGTCCCGTCTCACCAGCGCGCGCGAGAACGCGACCGTACCCGCGGCCGCCGCCCCGCGCCCGCGACCTGCTCCCGAGACCCGCACCGACCCGGCGGGAGCCGTGCCGTGGGCGGTGCGCGCCACCGCCGCGTGGTCGTGGCGGCTGCTGGTCATCGCGGCCGGCGGGATCGTGATCGGGTACGCCGTCATCACCTTCCAGACCATCTTCGTCGCCGTGCTGGCCGCGATCCTGGTGGCGGTGCTCCTCGAACCGGTCGCGACGTGGCTGCGCCGAGTGCTGCACTTTCCCCGCGCGCTCGCGTCCCTGGCGGCGATCCTGGGGACGCTGGCGGTCATCGGAGGCCTGCTGGTGCTCGCCGGCCGGTCGATCGTGGACGGTTTCGGTGCGCTCGCGGACAGCGCGCAGGCCGGGTTCCAGGAGCTGCAGGTCTGGCTCACCGAGGGGCCGCTCGGCATCGACGACACCCAGATCGAGGGGTGGATCGCCCAAGCGACGGACCAGATCGAGGCGAACTCCGACGTGCTGGTCTCCGGCGTCGCGAACGTGACGGGCTCGGTCACCTCGGTGGTCACCGGTGCGGTCATCACGGTCTTCGTGCTGTTCTTCTTCCTCAAAGAGGGCCGGAGCATCTGGCAGTGGTTCGTCCGCCTCGCGCCGCGGGGCGCCCGGGTGCGGATCAACGAGGCCGGCATCCGGGGGTGGGTCACCCTCGGTGGGTACACGCGCACGCAGATCCTGGTCGCGTTCGTCGACGCGGTCGGCATCGCGCTCGGGGCGCTGATCCTGGGCATCCCGCTCGCCCTGCCCATCGGCGTGCTGGTGTTCCTCTTCTCCTTCATCCCGATCGTCGGTGCATTCATCTCGGGCGCGGTCGCCGTGCTGGTGGCGCTGGTCGACCAGGGGCCGGGCACCGCGCTGATCATGCTCGGCATCGTGCTGTTGGTGCAGCAGATCGAGGGCAACGTGCTCCAGCCGTGGCTGCAGGGCAACGCGCTGTCGCTGCACCCCATCGCGATCCTGCTCGCCGTCACGGCCGGCACGGGCCTCGCCGGCATCCTGGGTGCCCTGTTCGCCGTCCCGATCGTGGCGGTGATCAACACGGTGATGCTCTACTTCACCGGCCACGACAAGTACCCCCACCTCGCCACCGACATCAACCGGCCCGGCGGTCCACCCGGTGCCCTCGAGGCGGCCATCTCCGCCTCGTGGAACAAGGAGACCGAGAACGACGGCGCCGTGGTCGACGACGACTCGCCCACGTCCGCGCCGGACGACGAGGACGACGACCCCGCCGCGACTCGGCCGGACGCCACGGCCCGGCCCACCGCGTCTGCCCGCGCCGTCGGTGCCGCGGGCCCGGAGGACGGCGAGGGACGGTGA